The segment CAGATGTTTATGCATAAACAACTAAATCAAATTAAGTTTTATTTACTCACTTTATAGTATGATGCCACAATTACTGCTTCAATATTAAGTAAAGTAGTCGCGATTGTAATTAGTCTGTTTCTCAAGTACCATGATGATCGCCTTATATTAGACTTAATTCAGGAAATACTCAAAATCCTTTCACAAAATCCATTTTGTATAATACACCTTCAAGAAAAAATAATCCCGACTATTGTAAGCATACTCAATGCTGAAAGAGAGCAAACTTCATCCATGCAAGACATTGCCCTGGATATGCTTGGTACAGTGGTCAAGTATTCACGTGGGCCACTGAGTGGCAATATGATAAATAGCGCATTTCCAGCGGCAGTACACTGTATCCTTCGAACAGAGGACAACTCTGTGATGCAATCAGGAGGAGAATGCTTAAGAGCATTTTTAACAGTTGATCCACAACAAATTTGTGGTTATAAAAATGGCGAAGGGTTGAACTACATTATGGAAGTTACAACAATGATGTTAAATCCTATGAATACCGAATCAACAGCTGCTTTTATAGGACGATTAGTAATTACAATTATTACAAAGGTAGGAAACTTATTAGGAGAAAATGTGGATTTACTGCTGAAAGCCGTTATTAGCAAGATGCAACTAGTAGAATCACTGAATGTGATTATGAGCCTTGTAATGATATTTGCACATCTAATCCTTGTTCAAATGGACGCTGTGTTGAATTTTCTTAGCACTGTACCAGGTCCGACTGGTGAACCAGCAATGACCTTTGTCTTCCTCAATTGGCTTACTCGACAGCATATGTTTTATGGCTCATATGAGCGAAAAGTTAGTACAATGGCTCTCTGTAAACTGTTTGAATATGGTGTAACCGTACAAGATGACAGATTGAATTCGGTTTTTATTAAAGAACCCATAATAAACGTACAACAAGAAAGGCGAACTCGGTCAACCTCTTCTAAATTGAGCCAAGAGTGGGTCGATATTCCGATTCTGGTTAAAATCTTTAAATTATTGATAAATGAGCTATCCAACCTAAAAGAAGCCGAAGAAGCTACAGACGAAGATGATTCCGACGCATCCAGTATTTCAGCTGATGACTTTAAAAAGAGCTATTTGGTTAGTCAAATGCTGGCAGATGATGGTATGTTTGTCACCATAAAAAGCTGCATTTTTATTATCATGTTTCCACTTGTTTCAGATGAAGAGGATGAAGATGATCAACAAATGATGCAAGAACTAATGCAAAACCCGATGTTTCAATGCGACATGCGAGAATATCTTTTAAAGTTTTTGCAGAGTTTTAGTCAAGATAAACATTTTCTTGTGTTTttggaaaaattagaaaattcagaaaaaaatgttCTCAAAGAATTTGGAATCAATATTGTTCAACTCAATtgattttgtttacatttattttCGCTTTTTGAATGCAATAAAAATCTACAGTCGCTAAAGCCTTTCTCCTTTAAATTCTATACTAAAATCAAGCACAGTGTTCCAGTGTTCTCACCCAAAATAAAGCAGAATCGAAATGCAGGATTTCTTCAGAGCTTCCATATTAAAAATTCCAAACTTGCTGAATATGAACTAATATCTTGCTCTTCAACAGTAACGGCCTCAGTAGCCCGTAGATGGTACAGACAGGATAGCCATCCAGTCGGGAAAATCAAGAAAACCAGGAATCACTAACAGCGAAGAGTGTAGCGATGAAGAGAGCAAACGAAAACTGAGAGTTAGCACTCTCCGAACGAATGTACCAAAAAGGAACGATTAAACGTGTcaccagggataccagacttgcagatttgtctgcaaattccagatttttggaatcgtcttgcagatcattataaatttgcagatatttgcagtttttatgacttttattgcaGTTTTTGCAGTTGGTGCAGTTTTTTGTTCGCAGCTCTTtcaactttcacagacttcctgaaaaagtgtgcagattatcacagattatttttaaaccaaaaaattcgagtagccggaaaactgctcgattttttcggtttttgaaGGCATCTCTGCGTGTCACTTCAATTTGTACCAGTAACAACTGCAGTCTACTTTTTATATaggatttatttctaattcccgtcgtagtaggTAAAGCaaatctaattttcatcatttttggatggatttaatgaatactccaaaagttcttgtgctgatttgactaaaacacacttacctcccGATCtgtaa is part of the Sabethes cyaneus chromosome 2, idSabCyanKW18_F2, whole genome shotgun sequence genome and harbors:
- the LOC128735885 gene encoding importin-9-like; amino-acid sequence: MQDIALDMLGTVVKYSRGPLSGNMINSAFPAAVHCILRTEDNSVMQSGGECLRAFLTVDPQQICGYKNGEGLNYIMEVTTMMLNPMNTESTAAFIGRLVITIITKVGNLLGENVDLLLKAVISKMQLVESLNVIMSLVMIFAHLILVQMDAVLNFLSTVPGPTGEPAMTFVFLNWLTRQHMFYGSYERKVSTMALCKLFEYGVTVQDDRLNSVFIKEPIINVQQERRTRSTSSKLSQEWVDIPILVKIFKLLINELSNLKEAEEATDEDDSDASSISADDFKKSYLVSQMLADDDEEDEDDQQMMQELMQNPMFQCDMREYLLKFLQSFSQDKHFLVFLEKLENSEKNVLKEFGINIVQLN